A window of the Aspergillus flavus chromosome 6, complete sequence genome harbors these coding sequences:
- a CDS encoding putative mRNA splicing protein (pre-mRNA-splicing factor slu7) codes for MSSRKPADVASKERNEYIPSFISKKPFYIDDDSTNDYLEHQRLQKQTTEQSKWYERGKRAGPAATKYRKGACENCGAMTHKTKECLSRPRKQGAKWTGKDIQADEVVQNIDMGWDAKRDRWNGYDASEYRQVVEEYEELEKLKRVTGQKKITDGEDEEGGAEEEARYAEESDMGRQQSTATRNLRIREDTAKYLLNLDLDSAKYDPKTRRMVDMGAQEDQAAALVAEENFVRASGDAAEFEKAQKYAWEAQESGQKIHLQANPTSGEILRKKEQADTEAKRQAQRKALLEKYGGEEHLTPTPLRDTMVVENERFVEYDETGAIKGAPKKAAKSKYPEDILTNNHTSVWGSWWHNFEWGYACCYSTVKNSYCTGEDGKRAFEEADKMLMLEADVGADEQPEAETEDAAGHLNQEQDIDDRRADDSGTKSKKRTLMEVQSGITEEELESYKKTRLAADDPMAKFIGNDILEQ; via the coding sequence ATGTCGTCGCGAAAGCCCGCTGATGTGGCGTCAAAGGAGCGCAATGAATATATTCCATCTTTCATCTCAAAAAAGCCGTTCTATATAGATGACGATTCCACAAACGATTACCTAGAGCATCAACGTCTACAGAAACAGACCACAGAGCAGTCGAAATGGTATGAGCGCGGAAAGCGTGCCGGTCCAGCTGCGACAAAGTATCGGAAAGGCGCGTGTGAGAACTGTGGCGCGATGACTCACAAAACAAAGGAATGCCTTAGTCGGCCTCGGAAGCAGGGTGCGAAGTGGACTGGCAAAGATATTCAGGCCGACGAGGTGGTGCAGAACATTGATATGGGTTGGGATGCCAAAAGAGATCGATGGAACGGATACGATGCCAGCGAATATCGCCAAGTGGTAGAAGAGTACGAAGAGCTAGAAAAGCTCAAACGAGTAACCGGACAAAAAAAGATTAcagatggtgaagatgaggaaggaggtgcggaagaagaggcaCGGTATGCGGAAGAATCTGATATGGGAAGACAGCAAAGCACGGCTACTCGCAATCTACGTATTCGAGAAGACACTGCGAAATATTTGCTAAACCTCGATCTTGACTCGGCCAAGTATGATCCCAAGACACGACGGATGGTGGATATGGGCgctcaagaagatcaagctGCAGCACTTGTTGCTGAGGAAAATTTCGTTCGCGCTTCTGGCGATGCGGCCGAGTTTGAGAAAGCTCAAAAATATGCTTGGGAAGCTCAGGAAAGCGGACAGAAGATTCATTTGCAAGCAAATCCGACGTCTGGAGAAATCTTACGGAAGAAAGAACAGGCAGATACTGAAGCTAAACGTCAGGCCCAGCGTAAAGCGCTTCTGGAGAAATATGGCGGTGAGGAGCATCTGACTCCGACACCGCTACGAGATACAATGGTCGTTGAAAACGAAAGATTCGTTGAGTATGACGAGACCGGGGCGATTAAGGGCGCACCGAAGAAAGCCGCCAAATCAAAGTACCCGGAGGATATACTCACCAACAACCACACTTCCGTATGGGGCAGCTGGTGGCACAACTTTGAATGGGGATATGCTTGCTGTTACTCCACGGTGAAGAACAGTTACTGCACcggtgaagatggaaagagGGCATTCGAAGAGGCAGATAAGATGTTGATGCTAGAAGCCGACGTTGGAGCAGATGAGCAACCTGAAGCTGAAACCGAAGATGCAGCAGGACATTTGAACCAAGAGCAGGACATTGACGATAGGAGAGCAGATGATTCCGGCACCAAGTCAAAAAAGAGGACGTTGATGGAGGTGCAATCTGGTATTACcgaggaggagttggagTCGTATAAAAAAACCCGTCTCGCCGCAGATGATCCTATGGCTAAGTTCATAGGGAACGACATCCTTGAACAGTAA
- a CDS encoding 60S ribosomal protein eL37, translated as MTKGTSSFGKRHNKTHTLCRRCGRRSFHVQKSTCANCGYPSAKVRKYNWSEKAKRRKTTGTGRMRHLKEVHRRFKNGFQTGTPKGARGPESQ; from the exons ATGA CGAAGGGTACCTCCAGCTTTGGCAAGCGCCACAACAAGACTCACACTCTCTGCAGGCGTTGTG GCCGCCGCTCTTTCCACGTCCAGAAGTCGACATGTGCCAACTGCGGTTACCCCTCCGCTAAGGTTCGCAAGT ACAACTGGAGCGAGAAGGCCAAGCGCCGCAAGACCACCGGTACCGGCCGCATGAGGCACCTCAAGGAGGTTCACCGTCGCTTCAAGAACGGCTTCCAGACCGGCACCCCCAAGGGCGCTCGTGGCCCCGAGAGCCAGTAA